A genomic region of Exiguobacterium sp. Helios contains the following coding sequences:
- the hxlA gene encoding 3-hexulose-6-phosphate synthase: MKLQLAIDLVDTAGAIALVKEIGEENLDIVEIGTPVVINEGLRAVKEMKVAFPNLTVLADLKIMDAAGYEVSQAVAHGADIVTILGAAEDMSIQGAVEEAKKSGKKILVDMIAVKDIATRAKELDELGVDYICVHTGYDLQAVGQNSFEDLATIKSVVKNAKTAVAGGIKMETLPEVIAARPDLIIVGGGITGQDDKQGTASTMRRMLQEA, translated from the coding sequence ATGAAATTACAACTCGCAATCGATTTAGTCGATACAGCTGGTGCCATCGCTTTAGTCAAAGAAATTGGTGAAGAAAACTTGGATATCGTTGAGATCGGGACACCGGTCGTCATCAACGAAGGGCTTCGCGCTGTTAAAGAAATGAAAGTCGCATTCCCGAACTTAACGGTTCTCGCCGACTTAAAAATCATGGATGCTGCCGGTTATGAAGTCAGCCAAGCTGTCGCACACGGTGCCGACATCGTGACGATTCTTGGAGCAGCCGAAGATATGTCGATCCAAGGTGCCGTGGAAGAAGCGAAAAAATCAGGCAAGAAGATTTTGGTGGATATGATTGCTGTCAAAGATATCGCGACACGTGCGAAAGAACTTGATGAACTTGGTGTTGACTACATCTGTGTCCACACAGGTTACGATCTTCAAGCCGTCGGTCAAAACTCGTTCGAAGATCTCGCGACAATCAAGTCAGTTGTTAAAAATGCCAAAACAGCAGTTGCGGGTGGCATCAAGATGGAGACATTACCAGAAGTCATCGCAGCACGTCCAGACCTCATCATCGTCGGTGGCGGAATTACCGGACAAGACGACAAACAAGGAACAGCGTCAACGATGCGTCGGATGCTGCAAGAGGCGTAA
- a CDS encoding AAA family ATPase yields the protein MIKVETKLIILRGNSGSGKTTIAKMLQKNLGEETLLVSQDIVRREMLMVPDSLGNMSIELIKRITEFGKGTCKVVILEGILKKQVYEELLLDLVDYFDYHVFAYYFDLPFTETVERHKLRSSAKEFGEERLNTWWIPNDQLGINGEIMLTTDMSQQDIVDLILHQIKESPCS from the coding sequence CTGATTAAAGTCGAGACGAAATTGATTATTTTACGTGGGAATTCTGGAAGCGGGAAAACAACAATTGCAAAAATGCTTCAAAAAAATTTAGGGGAAGAAACGCTGCTTGTTTCACAAGATATTGTGCGTCGCGAGATGCTAATGGTACCGGACTCACTGGGGAATATGTCAATCGAGCTAATTAAAAGAATTACGGAATTTGGTAAAGGTACATGCAAAGTGGTTATTTTAGAGGGAATATTGAAAAAACAAGTTTATGAAGAACTACTACTTGATCTCGTTGACTACTTTGATTATCACGTCTTTGCCTATTACTTTGATTTACCTTTTACAGAAACGGTCGAGCGACATAAGTTACGTTCCTCTGCAAAAGAGTTTGGAGAAGAACGTTTAAATACCTGGTGGATTCCGAACGATCAGTTAGGGATAAACGGAGAAATAATGCTCACCACCGATATGAGTCAACAAGACATCGTGGACTTAATTCTTCATCAAATCAAAGAATCACCCTGTTCATAA
- the rnr gene encoding ribonuclease R produces MELRERILEVIAADERPLSIDQLTKKLELTDTAQFKELIRTLNELEEEALVARTRSNKYGTLAQIGQVAGKISVHQRGFGFVSPEDGSAGDIFLPAPELGNVYNGDRVLVKVFAESNGGDRREGKLLKILSRGPADFVGTFVSPKGRIESIAYIEPDDSKLTFLPVVANEDTLGAVDGHKVLARITKYPDGRYAGTAKVLQIIGHKNDPGVDILSIVHKHGINVDFSDAAIAEANDIPDQIDEKDLVGRVDLRKEVTVTIDGADAKDLDDAVHVKKLANGNYELGVHIADVSHYVKEDSPLDEEARERGTSVYLVDRVIPMIPHRLSNGICSLNPHVDRLTLSCIMEIDQNGVVVNHEILQSVIKTVERMTYTDVRKIIEREDEEVVAKYHDLVANFDQMAELAAILRERRSRRGAINFDFPEAKVLVNEEGKTSEIILRERSVAEKLIEEFMLAANETVAEHVQHQKLPFMYRIHDEPKAERLDTFFKFIANFGINVERKGESVAPKTLQSILNAVEGEPEEAVVSTVMLRSLQQAKYDVEPIGHFGLSTDFYTHFTSPIRRYPDLMVHRLLREYIIFNDKSQNTQDRYAAILPEIADHASKRERRAVDAERETNALKKAEYMEQHIGETFEGVVSGVTNFGMFVELPNTIEGLVHIQAMTDDFYRYDEANYQLMGERTKQQFRIGDVVEIKVTGVNIDEKTIDFAVVGMPERQPKKRFESKTIRSSGGRPGQKRDDKKDDRRGKSKSPSKPKDQSKGKGFALKDKKDKPPFHKAVSNKKRKRK; encoded by the coding sequence TTGGAATTACGTGAACGCATATTAGAGGTCATCGCGGCGGACGAACGTCCGTTGTCGATTGATCAATTAACGAAAAAACTGGAATTAACGGATACGGCACAGTTCAAGGAACTGATCCGGACGTTAAATGAACTCGAAGAAGAAGCGCTTGTCGCGCGGACCCGTTCGAACAAATACGGAACCCTCGCTCAAATCGGACAAGTCGCCGGAAAAATCTCGGTCCATCAACGTGGATTCGGATTCGTTTCACCGGAAGACGGTTCTGCAGGCGATATCTTCCTGCCGGCACCGGAGCTCGGCAATGTCTATAACGGGGACCGTGTCCTCGTCAAAGTTTTTGCTGAATCAAACGGCGGGGACCGCCGTGAAGGAAAGTTACTCAAGATTCTTTCGCGCGGACCGGCTGATTTCGTCGGGACGTTTGTCAGTCCAAAAGGACGGATTGAGTCAATCGCCTACATCGAGCCGGATGATTCGAAGTTGACGTTCCTGCCGGTCGTCGCAAACGAAGATACGCTCGGTGCCGTCGACGGACATAAAGTCCTCGCGCGGATTACGAAGTATCCGGACGGCCGTTACGCCGGAACAGCAAAAGTCTTACAAATCATCGGGCATAAAAACGACCCGGGTGTCGATATCCTGTCGATCGTCCACAAGCACGGCATCAACGTCGACTTCTCGGACGCAGCGATTGCGGAAGCAAATGACATTCCGGATCAAATCGATGAGAAAGATCTCGTCGGTCGCGTCGACTTACGCAAGGAAGTCACGGTCACGATTGACGGCGCGGACGCAAAAGACCTCGATGACGCAGTCCACGTCAAGAAACTTGCAAACGGCAACTACGAGCTCGGTGTCCACATCGCCGACGTCTCACATTACGTCAAGGAAGATTCACCGCTCGACGAAGAAGCACGCGAACGCGGAACCAGTGTCTATCTCGTTGACCGGGTAATTCCGATGATTCCGCACCGTCTGTCGAACGGGATCTGTTCACTCAACCCGCACGTTGATCGGTTGACACTCAGCTGTATCATGGAGATCGATCAAAACGGGGTTGTCGTCAACCATGAGATTTTACAGAGTGTCATTAAGACCGTGGAGCGGATGACGTATACCGATGTCCGTAAAATCATCGAACGCGAAGACGAAGAAGTGGTCGCAAAATATCATGATCTCGTCGCGAACTTCGATCAGATGGCGGAACTGGCTGCAATTCTCCGTGAACGCCGCTCGCGTCGTGGTGCAATCAACTTCGACTTCCCTGAAGCGAAAGTCCTCGTCAACGAAGAAGGTAAGACAAGCGAAATCATCTTACGCGAACGGTCGGTTGCTGAAAAATTGATTGAAGAGTTCATGCTCGCCGCGAACGAAACAGTCGCGGAGCACGTCCAGCACCAAAAACTGCCGTTCATGTACCGGATCCACGATGAGCCGAAAGCAGAACGTCTCGATACGTTCTTCAAGTTCATCGCGAACTTCGGCATCAACGTTGAACGTAAAGGTGAGTCGGTCGCACCGAAGACGTTGCAATCGATCCTGAACGCCGTTGAAGGCGAACCGGAAGAAGCCGTCGTCAGTACGGTCATGTTACGGTCGCTCCAACAAGCTAAATATGACGTCGAACCGATTGGTCACTTTGGTCTGTCGACTGATTTCTACACACACTTCACGTCACCGATCCGCCGGTATCCGGACTTGATGGTCCACCGTCTCCTGCGCGAGTACATCATCTTTAATGATAAATCGCAAAACACACAGGACCGTTATGCTGCGATTTTGCCGGAAATCGCCGATCACGCTTCAAAACGCGAACGTCGTGCCGTTGACGCGGAACGCGAAACGAATGCACTCAAGAAAGCCGAGTATATGGAACAACACATTGGCGAGACGTTTGAAGGTGTCGTCAGTGGCGTAACGAACTTCGGGATGTTCGTCGAGTTACCGAACACGATTGAAGGACTCGTCCACATCCAGGCGATGACTGATGACTTCTACCGCTACGACGAAGCGAACTATCAATTGATGGGCGAACGGACGAAACAACAGTTCCGGATCGGCGACGTCGTCGAGATTAAAGTCACCGGTGTCAACATCGATGAGAAGACGATCGACTTTGCAGTCGTCGGAATGCCGGAACGCCAACCGAAAAAACGCTTTGAGTCGAAGACGATCCGTTCAAGCGGCGGCCGTCCGGGACAAAAACGCGACGACAAGAAAGACGACCGTCGCGGGAAGTCGAAGAGTCCGAGTAAGCCGAAGGACCAGTCGAAAGGCAAAGGCTTCGCGCTGAAGGACAAGAAGGATAAACCGCCGTTCCATAAAGCGGTCTCGAATAAAAAACGGAAGCGCAAATAA
- a CDS encoding sugar ABC transporter ATP-binding protein, with protein MQIEMTGITKAFGPVPVLKGVDFTLATGEIHALMGENGAGKSTLMKILTGVHKADQGTILVDGVEQQYKNPKLAEEAGIAFIHQELNILPDLTVTENLFLGRELKSRFGVLKQAEMKRLAERELAELNVFMDVNQLARTLSVGQQQMIEIAKALMTDAKVIIMDEPTAALTEREIRALFSVATALRGQGVSIVYISHRMEEIFELCDRITVLRDGVSVSTHRIADTSFEQIVREMVGREMGERYPERQVTLGQTVLEVTGATGKRFEDVSFSVRAGEIVGFSGLMGAGRTEVMRGLFGVDRMKAGTISLNGNVVKIKSPHDAIKQGLGFLTEDRKGEGLFLDFSLRENISLPTIRSLSKSGVISDQSERQFAEGYLKSLSVRHSSMDQPAKSLSGGNQQKVVLAKWLGTKPDVLILDEPTRGVDVGAKKEIYMIMNELAASGVAIIMISSDLPEILGMSDRVYVMREGQMSGMLNQEEATQESIMTLATGGQ; from the coding sequence ATGCAAATTGAGATGACAGGTATCACAAAAGCGTTTGGTCCCGTTCCCGTCTTGAAGGGAGTCGACTTCACTCTCGCGACCGGTGAGATTCATGCCTTGATGGGAGAGAACGGTGCCGGAAAATCGACACTTATGAAAATTTTGACCGGTGTTCATAAAGCCGATCAAGGAACGATTCTCGTCGACGGCGTCGAACAGCAGTATAAAAATCCAAAACTGGCGGAAGAAGCGGGAATTGCCTTCATCCACCAGGAACTGAATATCTTACCGGACTTAACGGTCACTGAAAATCTGTTTCTCGGACGGGAACTGAAATCCCGATTTGGTGTCCTGAAACAGGCGGAAATGAAACGGCTCGCTGAACGCGAACTGGCAGAATTAAATGTCTTCATGGACGTGAATCAGCTCGCCCGGACGTTATCGGTCGGACAACAGCAGATGATTGAAATCGCCAAAGCCTTGATGACGGACGCGAAGGTCATCATCATGGATGAGCCGACGGCCGCTTTGACAGAGCGTGAAATCCGCGCCTTGTTCAGTGTCGCGACGGCATTGCGGGGTCAAGGAGTCTCGATCGTCTATATCTCACACCGGATGGAAGAAATCTTCGAACTGTGTGACCGGATCACGGTGTTACGGGACGGTGTCTCTGTCTCGACCCACCGGATTGCCGACACCTCATTTGAACAGATCGTCCGCGAAATGGTCGGACGCGAGATGGGCGAACGCTATCCGGAGCGGCAAGTGACACTCGGTCAGACGGTTCTCGAAGTCACAGGCGCAACCGGCAAACGGTTTGAAGACGTGTCATTTTCAGTCCGGGCCGGTGAAATCGTCGGTTTTTCCGGCTTGATGGGCGCAGGACGGACAGAAGTCATGCGCGGCTTGTTCGGGGTCGACCGGATGAAAGCAGGGACGATCAGCTTAAACGGCAACGTCGTCAAAATCAAATCACCGCACGATGCGATCAAACAGGGACTCGGCTTCTTGACGGAAGACCGAAAAGGCGAAGGATTGTTCCTCGATTTTTCACTCCGGGAAAACATCTCCTTGCCGACAATCCGGTCGTTATCGAAGTCCGGTGTCATCTCCGATCAATCGGAGCGGCAGTTCGCGGAAGGGTATCTGAAGTCGTTATCTGTCCGGCACAGCTCGATGGATCAACCGGCAAAATCCTTGTCCGGTGGAAACCAGCAAAAGGTCGTCCTCGCGAAATGGCTCGGAACAAAACCGGATGTCCTGATTCTCGACGAACCGACACGTGGTGTCGACGTCGGGGCGAAAAAAGAGATTTATATGATTATGAACGAACTGGCCGCATCGGGTGTCGCAATCATCATGATCAGTTCGGATCTGCCGGAAATCCTCGGTATGAGCGACCGCGTCTATGTAATGCGTGAAGGGCAAATGAGCGGCATGCTCAATCAAGAAGAGGCAACGCAAGAGAGTATCATGACGCTTGCGACAGGAGGACAATGA
- a CDS encoding short-chain dehydrogenase, with amino-acid sequence MALTHEFGIIDNHKNLSIYIDYEPKKFNCISVGDNIVSDLMEQLLIMKTYFQTFNRSACGLAYHGTTIIPPESLSLFYNIVISSSYFKKSKELQKLILIITKAIEEEKYMIHFGI; translated from the coding sequence ATAGCACTTACCCACGAGTTTGGGATTATTGATAACCACAAAAATCTCTCAATTTATATTGATTATGAACCAAAGAAGTTTAATTGCATTAGTGTTGGTGACAATATTGTTAGCGACTTAATGGAGCAACTGTTAATTATGAAAACATATTTCCAGACATTTAATCGATCAGCTTGTGGTTTAGCGTACCATGGCACTACAATTATTCCACCTGAGTCACTTTCGTTATTTTATAATATCGTCATTTCTTCAAGTTATTTTAAAAAATCTAAGGAACTTCAAAAACTGATTTTGATTATTACAAAAGCGATAGAAGAAGAAAAGTACATGATTCATTTCGGAATTTAA
- the rbsB gene encoding ribose ABC transporter substrate-binding protein RbsB has translation MKKLLALVMMALMVFAAACSTEQPGSDTEKEKKTKDFKIGLSISTLNNPFFVSLKEGAEKEAKAQGATLQVADAQDDAAKQASDIEDMIQKKVDLILINPTDSAAVGAAVQTANDADIPVITVDRNAEAGDVIAHIASDNVAGGKQAGEYMIELVGDKAKVVELEGIPGASATRDRGEGFHAAVDSKLDVVAKQSANFDRAKGLSVMENILQNNKDIKAVFAHNDEMALGAVEALKAAGMEDVKVIGFDATDDAVKAVEDGKMAGTVAQKPAEIGKTGIDTAIKHLKGETVEKNIPVELDLIKQ, from the coding sequence ATGAAAAAACTACTCGCACTCGTCATGATGGCTTTAATGGTGTTCGCAGCGGCTTGTTCGACGGAACAACCGGGCAGTGACACGGAAAAAGAGAAGAAAACAAAAGATTTCAAGATTGGTCTGTCGATTTCGACGCTCAACAACCCGTTCTTTGTTTCACTTAAAGAAGGGGCAGAAAAAGAAGCAAAAGCACAAGGCGCAACATTACAAGTCGCGGATGCACAAGATGATGCGGCCAAACAAGCAAGCGACATCGAAGACATGATTCAAAAGAAAGTCGATCTTATCTTGATCAACCCAACCGATTCAGCAGCAGTCGGTGCAGCTGTTCAAACAGCAAACGATGCTGACATCCCAGTCATCACAGTTGACCGCAATGCAGAAGCCGGCGACGTCATCGCGCACATCGCGTCGGATAACGTCGCAGGTGGGAAACAAGCGGGTGAGTACATGATCGAACTCGTTGGTGACAAAGCGAAAGTCGTTGAACTCGAAGGAATCCCGGGCGCATCTGCAACACGCGACCGTGGCGAAGGCTTCCATGCGGCAGTCGACAGCAAGCTTGACGTCGTTGCGAAACAATCCGCAAACTTTGACCGGGCAAAAGGTCTGTCGGTCATGGAAAACATTCTGCAAAACAACAAAGACATCAAAGCGGTTTTCGCACACAACGATGAAATGGCCCTTGGTGCCGTCGAAGCGTTGAAAGCAGCGGGCATGGAAGATGTCAAAGTCATCGGGTTTGACGCAACAGACGATGCGGTCAAAGCAGTCGAAGATGGTAAAATGGCAGGAACCGTTGCTCAAAAACCGGCAGAAATCGGTAAAACGGGGATCGACACAGCGATCAAACACCTTAAAGGGGAAACAGTCGAGAAGAACATTCCAGTCGAACTCGATCTCATCAAACAATAA
- the secG gene encoding preprotein translocase subunit SecG: MIIHNVALVGLIVVSVLLIIVVLLMSGRTAGLGALTGGAEQLFGRQKARGLDAVLNRVASILGALFFILALLVAFYK; the protein is encoded by the coding sequence ATGATCATTCATAACGTGGCTCTTGTCGGCCTCATCGTCGTTTCCGTTCTTCTCATCATCGTCGTTCTCTTGATGTCAGGCCGTACGGCTGGACTCGGAGCATTGACAGGTGGAGCAGAACAATTATTTGGTCGCCAAAAAGCCCGTGGCTTGGATGCGGTCCTAAATCGTGTAGCGTCTATTTTAGGGGCATTATTCTTTATCTTGGCGTTACTCGTCGCTTTTTATAAGTGA
- a CDS encoding GNAT family N-acetyltransferase, whose protein sequence is MIRRATLMDGKALSDLMRRIDRETKYMLYEPEERSMSTEQAEAFIERFGQAANSDIFVVDVDEQLVGYVLVVGGKPSRIRHRANLVIGLLDAYTGRGLGAGLLEAVDAFAVEAGLVRLELTVRKDNLRAIELYHKFGFNIEGTRIASLFIDGEYVDELAMSKIFTAEEI, encoded by the coding sequence ATGATACGACGTGCCACGTTGATGGACGGAAAGGCCTTATCGGATTTGATGCGACGGATTGATCGGGAAACGAAATATATGTTGTATGAACCGGAAGAACGCAGCATGTCGACGGAGCAGGCGGAAGCGTTCATCGAACGGTTTGGTCAGGCCGCGAACTCAGATATCTTCGTTGTTGATGTCGATGAGCAACTTGTCGGCTATGTGTTGGTCGTCGGTGGCAAACCAAGTCGGATCCGTCACCGCGCGAATCTCGTCATCGGCTTGCTGGATGCTTATACGGGTCGCGGGCTTGGTGCCGGATTACTCGAAGCAGTCGATGCCTTTGCCGTTGAAGCGGGACTCGTCCGGCTGGAACTGACGGTTCGGAAAGATAACCTGCGGGCAATCGAGTTGTATCATAAGTTTGGTTTTAACATCGAAGGAACGCGGATTGCCTCGCTGTTCATTGACGGCGAATACGTCGACGAACTGGCGATGTCAAAGATTTTTACAGCAGAAGAAATCTAA
- the hxlB gene encoding 6-phospho-3-hexuloisomerase, whose translation MTHIQTILQELTSTVEAIDQAETTKLAEAVLKADRIFLAGAGRSGLMGKAFVMRLMHMNFDAYVVGETVTANLREGDLLIIGSGSGETKTLVPIVEKAKQIGGTVAVVTIEPTSTLAKLADLTVKLPGVPKERTATADETVQPMGSLFEQTMLLFYDALILHIMAAKQLDSKTMYGKHANLE comes from the coding sequence ATGACACATATTCAAACGATTTTACAAGAGCTGACGTCGACGGTCGAAGCGATTGATCAAGCCGAGACGACGAAACTCGCGGAAGCCGTTCTGAAGGCAGACCGGATCTTTCTCGCTGGAGCCGGTCGCTCCGGCTTGATGGGCAAAGCGTTTGTCATGCGTCTGATGCACATGAACTTCGATGCGTATGTCGTCGGTGAGACGGTCACAGCGAACTTGCGTGAAGGAGATTTGTTGATCATCGGATCAGGATCCGGTGAGACGAAAACACTCGTTCCAATCGTCGAGAAAGCGAAACAGATCGGTGGAACCGTCGCGGTCGTCACGATTGAGCCGACGTCGACACTGGCGAAGTTAGCAGACTTAACCGTCAAGCTGCCGGGAGTGCCGAAAGAGCGGACAGCCACGGCGGATGAAACGGTTCAGCCGATGGGATCATTGTTTGAACAAACGATGTTGCTGTTTTACGACGCATTGATTCTTCACATCATGGCGGCGAAACAACTTGATTCAAAAACGATGTACGGCAAACATGCTAATTTGGAATAG
- the rbsC gene encoding ribose ABC transporter permease (functions to transport ribose at high affinity; forms a complex with RbsA2C2B), protein MELMQGKLTEKKPRRLGIGQKLGPLAGLFAIILVVSIMEPDFLTLNNLFNILRQVSINALIAFGMTFVILTGGIDLSVGSILALSSAFVAGLMTDGTSAILAVLAGLIVGAIMGALNGMVISLGKVAPFIATLATMTIFRGLTLVYTDGKPITGLSQGGWFELFGRGYIWIFPVPVVTMLIAFGVLYFILKKTTFGRYTYAIGGNEEAAKLMGIQVNKVKILIYSLSGLMAALAGIILTSRLNSAQPTAGTSYELDAIAAVVLGGTSLSGGRGWIVGTLIGALIIGTLNNGLNLLGVSSFFQLVVKGLVILFAVLADRKQTT, encoded by the coding sequence ATGGAATTGATGCAAGGGAAACTGACAGAAAAGAAACCGAGACGACTCGGGATTGGTCAAAAGCTTGGTCCGCTCGCCGGACTGTTCGCTATCATTCTCGTCGTTTCGATCATGGAACCGGACTTTTTAACGCTTAATAACTTATTTAACATCTTACGCCAAGTTTCGATCAATGCCTTGATTGCTTTCGGGATGACGTTCGTCATCTTAACGGGCGGAATCGACTTATCGGTCGGTTCGATCCTCGCCTTGTCATCCGCGTTCGTCGCCGGTCTGATGACCGACGGAACGTCCGCGATTCTCGCCGTGCTTGCCGGTTTGATCGTCGGCGCGATCATGGGGGCTTTAAACGGAATGGTCATCTCACTCGGGAAAGTCGCACCATTCATCGCGACACTCGCGACGATGACGATCTTCCGTGGTCTGACACTCGTCTATACGGACGGGAAGCCGATTACGGGACTTAGCCAGGGTGGCTGGTTCGAATTATTCGGCCGCGGCTACATTTGGATCTTCCCGGTTCCGGTCGTCACGATGTTGATTGCCTTTGGCGTTCTGTACTTCATCCTGAAGAAAACGACGTTCGGGCGTTACACGTATGCGATCGGCGGTAACGAAGAAGCTGCAAAACTGATGGGGATTCAAGTCAACAAAGTAAAGATTTTGATCTACTCGCTGTCTGGTTTAATGGCAGCACTTGCTGGAATCATCTTGACGTCGCGTCTAAACTCGGCGCAACCGACAGCCGGAACATCGTACGAACTCGATGCGATCGCAGCGGTCGTCCTTGGTGGAACAAGCTTATCCGGCGGACGCGGTTGGATCGTCGGGACGTTGATCGGTGCCTTGATTATCGGGACACTCAACAACGGACTGAACCTGCTTGGTGTCTCGTCCTTCTTCCAGCTTGTCGTCAAAGGGCTCGTCATCCTGTTCGCGGTACTCGCGGACCGGAAACAAACTACGTGA
- the smpB gene encoding SsrA-binding protein SmpB: MPKGTSSKVLANNKRASFDYAIEDTIEAGLVLTGTEIKSVRKGKISIGDAFVRFDGGEAILWNSNIAHFEQGNRYNHEQLRPRKLLLHKKQIANLMGLVSRDGYTIVPLKVYIKNGYAKCLIGLGRGKKKFDKRDDLKKKDAKRDIDRALRDKQKY, from the coding sequence ATGCCAAAAGGTACAAGTTCAAAAGTATTAGCCAACAACAAACGGGCGTCGTTTGATTATGCGATTGAAGATACGATTGAAGCGGGTCTCGTCTTGACGGGAACCGAAATCAAATCGGTCCGTAAAGGAAAAATCAGTATCGGCGACGCGTTCGTCCGCTTTGACGGCGGGGAAGCGATTCTTTGGAACTCGAACATCGCCCACTTCGAACAAGGGAACCGGTACAACCACGAACAGCTCCGTCCGCGGAAACTGTTGCTGCACAAAAAACAGATTGCAAACTTAATGGGACTCGTCTCGCGAGACGGCTACACGATCGTGCCGCTAAAGGTCTACATCAAGAACGGCTACGCTAAATGTCTGATCGGACTTGGCCGCGGGAAGAAGAAATTCGACAAGCGTGACGATCTGAAGAAGAAGGATGCGAAGCGTGATATCGACCGTGCGTTACGCGACAAGCAAAAGTATTGA
- a CDS encoding carboxylesterase: MKITLPKPFFFEGGNRAVLLLHGFTGSSADVRMLGRYLQKHGYTSLAPQYKGHAAPPEELTKTGPADWWQDVLDGYEELKAKGYDEIAVCGLSLGGVMSLRLSMHRPVKAVIPMCAPAYIKSEDVMYAGVTEYAREFKKREGKSVEEIEQEMAVFEPMPTLKDLQALLKETRDSLEDVYAPTLVIQARNDHMINTDSANIIHDGVSALQKDLIWYENSGHVITLDKEKETLHQDIHEFLDGLNWSH; the protein is encoded by the coding sequence ATGAAAATCACATTACCAAAACCATTCTTTTTTGAAGGCGGCAACCGGGCCGTTCTGTTGTTGCACGGCTTCACTGGCTCAAGCGCCGATGTCCGGATGCTCGGACGTTACCTGCAAAAACATGGTTATACATCACTGGCACCACAATATAAAGGGCACGCTGCCCCACCCGAAGAGCTGACGAAGACTGGGCCAGCCGACTGGTGGCAGGATGTCCTCGACGGTTACGAAGAGTTAAAAGCGAAAGGATACGACGAGATTGCGGTCTGCGGACTGTCGCTCGGCGGTGTCATGTCGCTTCGACTTTCGATGCATCGTCCGGTCAAAGCGGTCATTCCGATGTGTGCACCGGCTTACATCAAAAGTGAAGACGTCATGTATGCAGGAGTCACGGAGTATGCCAGAGAATTTAAGAAGCGAGAAGGAAAATCGGTCGAGGAAATCGAACAGGAGATGGCTGTGTTCGAACCGATGCCGACCTTAAAGGATCTGCAAGCCTTGCTGAAAGAGACACGCGATTCACTCGAAGATGTCTATGCACCGACACTCGTCATCCAAGCCCGCAATGATCATATGATCAACACCGATTCAGCCAATATCATCCATGATGGTGTCAGTGCCTTACAAAAAGATCTGATCTGGTATGAGAACTCAGGTCATGTCATTACGCTCGACAAAGAAAAAGAAACGCTCCACCAAGACATCCATGAATTTTTGGACGGCTTGAACTGGAGCCATTAA
- a CDS encoding helix-turn-helix domain-containing protein, which produces MPHFEDRQFNCEKELTLSIIGGKWKMLILWHLGKEGTKRFGELKSLMPGITQRMLVNQLRELEDHHIIHREVYPVVPPKVEYSLTPHGYSLMPILDAMYDWGKDYAKNVLEVEFEQQKLSQ; this is translated from the coding sequence ATGCCACATTTTGAAGACCGGCAGTTTAACTGTGAAAAGGAATTGACCCTATCGATCATCGGGGGGAAATGGAAGATGCTGATTCTTTGGCACCTCGGTAAAGAAGGCACCAAACGCTTCGGAGAGCTGAAAAGTCTGATGCCCGGCATTACGCAACGGATGCTCGTCAATCAATTACGGGAGCTGGAAGATCACCATATCATTCACCGGGAAGTCTATCCGGTCGTTCCGCCGAAGGTTGAATATTCATTGACGCCACATGGCTACAGCCTGATGCCGATTTTAGATGCGATGTATGACTGGGGTAAGGATTATGCGAAAAATGTCCTCGAAGTCGAGTTCGAACAACAAAAATTATCACAATAA